Proteins encoded within one genomic window of Solibaculum mannosilyticum:
- a CDS encoding COG2426 family protein has translation MEVIIDNMVSFLDQYLSPELVAFLVSMLPVVELRGGIIAAYALGIDWLPALLICTLGNMLPIPFVLLFGRKLVDWMKKFKLFRRIANRMENKAHEHSMKKFKLLGLFIFVAIPLPGTGAWTGAFVASILNLRMKDALPVITAGVLTAGLVMLILSFGLLHSIGIG, from the coding sequence ATGGAAGTTATTATTGACAATATGGTCTCATTTTTGGACCAGTATCTCTCCCCGGAACTGGTGGCCTTTTTGGTCTCCATGCTGCCGGTGGTGGAACTGCGCGGCGGTATCATTGCCGCCTATGCCCTGGGCATCGACTGGCTTCCCGCCCTTTTGATCTGCACTTTGGGCAACATGCTTCCTATTCCTTTTGTACTGCTCTTCGGCCGAAAACTGGTGGATTGGATGAAAAAATTTAAACTATTCCGCCGCATCGCCAACCGCATGGAAAACAAGGCACATGAACATTCTATGAAAAAATTTAAACTGCTGGGGCTTTTCATCTTTGTGGCCATCCCTTTGCCCGGAACCGGGGCTTGGACAGGCGCTTTTGTAGCCTCCATCCTGAACCTCCGCATGAAGGATGCGCTGCCTGTCATTACCGCAGGCGTATTGACGGCGGGACTTGTTATGTTGATCCTGTCCTTTGGCCTGCTGCACTCCATCGGTATCGGATAA
- the trmL gene encoding tRNA (uridine(34)/cytosine(34)/5-carboxymethylaminomethyluridine(34)-2'-O)-methyltransferase TrmL: MAAILNIVLVEPEIPQNTGNIARTCAATGARLHLVEPLGFRIDDRQLKRAGLDYWHLLDITYYKDLSDFFDRNTGPFYYFTTKGQHVYSDVSYPEGSYLVFGKETAGLPEELLVQNPDHCVRLPMIGEARSLNLSNTVAVAAFETLRQWGFPELQNSGQLTKYHWGE, from the coding sequence ATGGCCGCGATCCTTAATATTGTACTGGTGGAGCCGGAGATCCCACAGAACACCGGCAATATTGCCCGGACCTGCGCTGCGACAGGGGCGCGTCTGCACCTGGTGGAACCACTGGGCTTCCGCATCGACGATCGTCAGCTCAAGCGGGCTGGTCTGGACTATTGGCATTTATTGGACATCACATATTACAAAGATCTCAGCGACTTTTTTGACCGGAATACTGGCCCCTTTTACTATTTTACCACCAAAGGACAGCATGTGTATTCCGATGTCTCATATCCGGAAGGCAGTTATCTGGTATTCGGCAAGGAGACGGCCGGACTGCCGGAAGAGCTGTTGGTGCAGAATCCGGATCACTGTGTGCGTCTGCCCATGATCGGGGAGGCCCGTAGCCTTAACTTGTCCAACACCGTGGCAGTGGCGGCGTTTGAAACGCTGCGTCAATGGGGATTCCCAGAGCTGCAGAACAGCGGTCAGCTCACCAAATACCATTGGGGAGAATAA
- a CDS encoding P-loop NTPase, producing the protein MGKILVVTSGKGGSGKSTIAAGLGYALVQRGKSVLLIDTDAGLRSLDLILGTSANTVYDLGDVLEGSCEPYRAIQHVSYGEKFDLIPAPQTGNLPARPEDMVVLCRGLAQYYEYVIVDSPAGFGEGFRLAATAAQLALVVATPDPVCIRTAERAGRLVRSYGVEHSLLVINRYRPSLLQMGVVPDLDAVIDGTGLRLAAVIPDDDLVQLSASKGEPFCEKTPAATAFCNLASRLEGFEVPLMKL; encoded by the coding sequence ATGGGAAAAATACTCGTTGTGACCTCCGGCAAAGGAGGATCAGGCAAATCAACAATTGCTGCGGGACTAGGGTATGCTCTGGTCCAGCGGGGGAAAAGCGTGCTTCTCATTGATACCGATGCGGGGCTGCGCAGTCTTGACCTTATTTTAGGGACGTCGGCCAACACAGTGTATGATTTGGGGGATGTGTTGGAAGGCAGCTGCGAGCCGTACCGTGCGATTCAGCATGTGTCATATGGAGAAAAGTTTGATTTAATCCCTGCCCCGCAGACAGGAAATTTGCCGGCTCGGCCAGAAGATATGGTTGTATTGTGCCGCGGCTTAGCTCAATATTACGAGTATGTGATCGTCGATTCCCCTGCCGGGTTTGGGGAGGGTTTCCGCTTGGCCGCTACAGCAGCCCAATTGGCGCTGGTGGTTGCAACCCCTGATCCCGTGTGCATCCGCACTGCGGAACGAGCTGGCCGTCTGGTGCGCAGCTACGGTGTGGAGCACAGCCTCTTGGTCATCAACCGGTACCGGCCCTCGCTGCTGCAGATGGGAGTGGTGCCGGATTTGGACGCTGTAATCGATGGGACAGGCCTTCGTCTGGCAGCGGTGATCCCCGATGATGATCTGGTGCAACTGTCCGCATCCAAGGGGGAACCCTTTTGTGAGAAAACGCCGGCTGCTACGGCGTTTTGCAATTTGGCATCCCGTTTGGAAGGCTTCGAAGTTCCGCTGATGAAGCTGTGA
- a CDS encoding O-acetylhomoserine aminocarboxypropyltransferase/cysteine synthase family protein: MSDYRIETRCIQEGWKPKNGEPRVLPIYQSTTYQYNSSEQMGRLFDLEEEGFFYTRLANPTLDAVEKKIASLEGGVGAMMTSSGQAASLISIFNIVSAGQHVVSSAAIYGGTFNLFNVTMRKMGIDFTFVKPDAAEEEIEKVFQDNTRAVFIESIANPALVVTDIEKFARLAHKHGVPLIVDNTFPTPINCRPIEFGADIVIHSATKYMDGHATSVNGVIVDSGKFDWTNGKFPGLTEPDDSYHGVKYVESFGPAAYITKARTQLMRDLGAIPSPQNGFLLNLGLETLHLRMPRHCENAMKVAQFLEKDHRIAWVNYPGLPSSPYYSLAQKYMPNGTCGVVSFGVKGGREAATKFMDSLKLAAIVTHVADARTCVLHPASTTHRQLTDEQLEEAGVTPDLIRFSVGIENAEDIIEDIEQALNNL; this comes from the coding sequence TTGAGCGACTATCGTATTGAAACCCGCTGCATCCAAGAGGGATGGAAGCCGAAAAATGGGGAACCTCGTGTGTTGCCCATTTATCAGTCCACCACTTATCAGTACAATTCCTCCGAGCAGATGGGAAGATTGTTTGACTTAGAAGAAGAGGGATTTTTCTACACACGTTTGGCCAATCCGACTCTGGACGCAGTGGAGAAAAAGATCGCATCGCTGGAGGGCGGCGTAGGCGCCATGATGACCTCCTCTGGCCAGGCGGCCTCGCTGATCTCGATCTTTAATATTGTGTCGGCAGGCCAACATGTGGTATCCAGCGCGGCCATCTACGGCGGCACATTTAATCTGTTTAATGTCACCATGCGCAAGATGGGAATTGATTTTACTTTTGTCAAGCCGGATGCGGCTGAAGAGGAAATCGAAAAGGTATTTCAGGACAATACCCGTGCGGTGTTTATTGAGAGCATTGCCAACCCGGCTTTGGTTGTGACCGACATTGAGAAATTTGCCCGCCTGGCCCATAAGCACGGCGTGCCTCTCATTGTGGACAACACCTTCCCCACCCCCATCAACTGCCGTCCCATTGAGTTTGGAGCTGATATTGTCATCCACTCGGCTACCAAGTATATGGATGGCCATGCCACATCGGTCAACGGCGTGATTGTGGATTCGGGAAAGTTTGATTGGACAAACGGCAAATTCCCCGGCCTCACCGAGCCGGACGACAGCTACCATGGTGTAAAATATGTGGAAAGCTTTGGTCCTGCAGCGTATATCACCAAGGCCAGGACGCAATTGATGCGTGATTTGGGAGCCATCCCCTCCCCTCAGAACGGTTTCCTGCTCAACCTGGGTTTGGAGACGCTGCATCTGCGGATGCCCCGTCACTGTGAGAATGCCATGAAAGTGGCACAATTCCTGGAGAAGGACCATCGCATCGCCTGGGTTAATTATCCCGGACTGCCCTCCAGCCCCTATTATAGTCTGGCGCAGAAGTACATGCCAAACGGCACGTGCGGCGTAGTATCCTTTGGCGTCAAGGGAGGGCGCGAGGCGGCTACCAAGTTTATGGACAGCTTAAAATTAGCCGCCATCGTGACACACGTGGCCGATGCCCGCACCTGTGTGCTGCATCCGGCTTCCACAACCCATCGCCAGCTGACCGATGAGCAGTTGGAAGAGGCCGGCGTCACCCCTGATCTGATCCGGTTCTCGGTGGGTATTGAGAATGCTGAAGATATCATTGAGGACATCGAGCAGGCTTTGAACAATCTGTAA
- the mgsA gene encoding methylglyoxal synthase, with the protein MNIALIAHDSKKELMVQFCIAYCGILSRHSLCATGTTGKMVAEATGLNIQRFLSGSQGGDQQIAARIACNEIDLLLFFRDPLNTNPHEPNEMNLFRLCDMHNIPVATNIATGEGLIHGLERGDLDWRNIVNPKF; encoded by the coding sequence ATGAACATTGCTTTGATCGCGCATGATTCAAAGAAGGAGTTGATGGTGCAGTTTTGCATCGCTTATTGCGGCATTCTGAGCCGTCATTCCCTGTGTGCTACCGGTACAACCGGAAAAATGGTGGCGGAAGCCACAGGCTTGAATATCCAGCGTTTCTTAAGCGGCTCCCAAGGTGGCGATCAGCAGATTGCAGCGCGCATCGCGTGCAATGAGATCGATCTGCTGCTCTTTTTCCGGGATCCGTTGAACACCAATCCGCATGAACCCAATGAAATGAATTTATTCCGCCTGTGCGATATGCACAACATCCCTGTGGCCACCAATATCGCCACCGGTGAGGGCCTGATCCACGGTTTGGAACGCGGCGATCTGGATTGGCGAAACATTGTGAATCCAAAGTTCTGA